Proteins from one Camelina sativa cultivar DH55 chromosome 8, Cs, whole genome shotgun sequence genomic window:
- the LOC104709283 gene encoding uncharacterized protein LOC104709283 — protein sequence MAETRSQTMLKETVAREASVVVREAEEALGSQICQMIARTDALEKKIVEQNEKMDQNIKEMFSAIRLLSSSKEPVQDSLRQDPSSSSKAPVQVSLVRDLSPPRVSVSKELGPDVRAQGCIGQATSPEGYDGITGIGNIDFPRFDGSGSKLKERFDDVLDDPIDELKRLNETEGIVDYHQKFELLRTRVNMSEDYLVSAYLAGLRVDTQMHVRMFQPQTVHHCLMLGRLYEKAHPQRPSQQTWSSAKASGGSVGGKGILGVKKEYPQESKVVEKSDGLNSKKFLSNAEMSERRAKGLCYFCDEKYTPDHYLKHKKKQLFLIEVDDGEEESEDEGQSSDEDQVKPRVSVSAVSGVEEYDTMRVKGTFRKKIIYMLIDLGSTHNFMDPRSADMLGCVVDASRQSRVSVADGRKLAVSGVVNNFQWKLQNTTFAANFMLIPLGGVDVVLGIQWLQTLGVISWELKELEMSIKYGKQQVMLHGIKPGSVRAMKASKFKKIKEQEAQISMIYAIEGGSTEELRLSNVEGSSQLGPKEKGVEALLQEFEGVFKEPTELPPFRENHNHKIPLKDGANPVNLRPYRYAVHQKKWGLNELTIKDRFPIPLIEDLLDELGGSSIYSKIDLRAGYHQVRMDLDDVHKTAFKTHSGHYEYLVMPFGLTNAPATFQSLMNTVFRKYLRKFVLIFFDDILIYSATKEEHAEHLQAFFQLMEENQLFAKRSKCSFVADKVEYLGHYIEGRGVSTDPSKIAAVADWPIPGSLKQLRGFLGLAGYYRRFIQNFGTIARPLTALTKKDAFVWSDEAQQAFNELKKALCEAPVLALPRFDKPFLVETDESSQGIGAVLMQEGHPLAYISRHLKGKQLLLSIYEKELMMQPNPILNMADVADVGVPRTRIICLNLAIIADDDDDHVDDEDEDLMEDISVYNRS from the exons ATGGCGGAGACCAGATCTCAAACGATGTTGAAGGAGACGGTAGCTCGTGAAGCCAGTGTGGTCGTGCGCGAAGCAGAAGAGGCGCTTGGTTCTCAGATCTGTCAGATGATCGCTCGTACTGATGCGTTGGAGAAAAAGATCGTCGAACAGAACGAGAAGATGGATCAGAACATTAAGGAGATGTTTTCCGCGATTCGTCTCCTATCCAGCTCAAAGGAACCGGTTCAGGACAGTCTAAGGCAAGATCCGAGTTCCAGTTCCAAGGCGCCGGTTCAGGTCAGCCTGGTGCGAGATCTGAGTCCCCCGAGAGTTTCTGTGTCGAAGGAGTTGGGTCCAGATGTTCGAGCTCAGGGTTGTATTGGGCAAGCAACATCACCGGAGGGATATGATGGGATTACCGGAATCGGTAATATCGATTTTCCTCGTTTTGATGGCAGTGGA TCAAAACTTAAGGAACGGTTTGACGATGTGTTGGATGATCCCATTGATGAACTCAAACGCTTGAATGAAACGGAGGGTATAGTGGATTACCACCAAAAGTTCGAACTACTCCGTACTAGGGTCAACATGTCGGAGGACTACTTGGTGAGTGCTTACCTTGCCGGGTTAAGGGTGGACACGCAGATGCATGTCAGGATGTTTCAACCGCAAACTGTTCATCATTGTTTGATGCTAGGTCGACTCTATGAGAAGGCTCATCCTCAGAGACCTTCTCAGCAGACTTGGTCTTCGGCTAAGGCATCTGGTGGTTCTGTGGGTGGCAAAGGTATTTTGGGAGTTAAGAAGGAGTATCCGCAGGAGTCAAAGGTAGTTGAGAAGAGTGATGGTCTGAACTCTAAGAAGTTTCTGTCGAATGCTGAAATGAGTGAAAGACGTGCCAAGGGTTTGTGCTACTTTTGTGACGAGAAGTATACACCGGATCACTATCTCAAGCATAAGAAGAAGCAGTTGTTCTTAATCGAGgtggatgatggagaagaagagagtgaggaCGAGGGGCAGAGTTCTGATGAAGATCAGGTTAAACCACGGGTGTCAGTGAGTGCTGTATCTGGGGTTGAAGAATATGATACTATGCGAGTAAAGGGTACTTTCAGAAAGAAGATCATCTATATGTTGATTGACTTGGGTTCTACACACAACTTCATGGATCCACGTTCTGCAGACATGCTTGGTTGTGTGGTAGATGCTTCTCGGCAATCACGTGTCTCTGTGGCGGATGGAAGGAAGCTTGCAGTGAGTGGAGTAGTTAACAATTTTCAATGGAAGCTCCAAAACACTACCTTCGCTGCTAACTTCATGTTGATTCCATTGGGAGGTGTAGATGTTGTCTTGGGAATTCAATGGCTTCAGACCTTGGGAGTCATTTCATGGGAGTTGAAGGAGTTGGAAATGAGTATCAAGTACGGGAAACAACAGGTGATGTTACATGGGATCAAGCCGGGGTCAGTAAGGGCGATGAAAGCTAGTaagtttaagaaaatcaaagaacAAGAAGCTCAAATTTCTATGATCTATGCGATAGAGGGTGGTAGTACTGAAGAGTTGAGGTTGAGTAATGTGGAAGGCAGTAGTCAACTTGGTCCGAAAGAGAAAGGAGTTGAAGCGTTGTTGCAGGAATTTGAAGGCGTCTTTAAGGAACCAACTGAGCTGCCTCCTTTTAGAGAGAATCACAACCACAAGATTCCTCTTAAGGACGGTGCCAACCCAGTCAATTTAAGACCGTATCGCTATGCAGTGCATCAGAAGAAATG GGGACTTAATGAGTTGACAATTAAGGATAGGTTCCCTATTCCATTAATTGAGGATCTTTTGGATGAGTTAGGAGGGTCAAGTATCTACTCAAAGATCGACTTACGAGCAGGGTATCATCAAGTGAGGATGGACCTTGATGATGTGCAcaaaacagctttcaagactCATAGTGGACACTATGAGTActtggtgatgcctttcggctTAACCAATGCACCGGCTACCTTCCAAAGTCTAATGAATACAGTGTTCCGAAAGTACTTGAGGAAGTTTGTACTGATCTTTTTCGATGATATCCTCATCTACAGTGCCACTAAAGAGGAGCATGCGGAGCATCTACAAGCTTTCTTTCAGTTGATGGAGGAGAACCAGTTATTCGCTAAAAGGAGCAAGTGTAGCTTTGTTGCAGATAAGGTGGAGTATCTTGGACATTACATTGAAGGGCGTGGAGTGTCGACGGATCCAAGCAAGATTGCAGCAGTAGCGGACTGGCCTATACCAGGGAGCCTTAAGCAGTTGCGGGGTTTCTTAGGGTTAGCTGGTTATTACCGTCGCTTCATACAAAATTTTGGAACTATCGCACGCCCATTGACTgctttaaccaaaaaagatgCGTTTGTATGGTCGGATGAAGCACAACAGGCGTTTAATGAGTTGAAGAAGGCCCTATGTGAAGCTCCAGTTCTCGCTTTACCTCGATTTGATAAACCATTTCTGGTGGAGACTGACGAAAGTTCACAAGGAATTGGGGCAGTATTGATGCAGGAAGGACACCCTTTGGCTTATATAAGCCGCCACTTGAAGGGAAAGCAACTTTTGTTGTCTATCTATGAGAAGGAACT GATGATGCAGCCTAACCCTATTCTCAATATGGCTGATGTCGCTGATGTTGGAGTCCCACGTACAAGGATTATTTGCTTAAATCTAGCGATTatagctgatgatgatgatgatcatgtagACGATGAAGACGAAGACCTAATGGAAGATATATCTGTTTACAACCGTTCTTGA
- the LOC104706546 gene encoding uncharacterized protein LOC104706546, translated as MSTGCLSCFKKKQRKKEDKPVETERLPEPVGEKEDVEKKEGIHDKPLKGERLPKPVEKKETDVKCSAYKKKYEDGIFRPKAEWKTSPASHVGSSDVGPKMNYVYGDHYAETDVSSSSMNNEFNKVKTFDIRGVTDDAAK; from the coding sequence ATGTCTACAGGATGTCTAAGCTGCttcaagaagaagcaaagaaagaaagaagacaaaccCGTGGAAACAGAGAGGTTGCCAGAGCCAgttggagaaaaagaagatgtagaaaaaaaagaaggtataCATGACAAACCTCTGAAAGGAGAGAGATTGCCAAAGCcggttgaaaaaaaagaaacagatgtGAAGTGTAGCGCGTACAAGAAGAAGTACGAGGATGGCATATTCAGACCCAAAGCAGAATGGAAGACGTCACCAGCCTCACATGTAGGCAGCAGCGATGTTGGACCAAAAATGAACTATGTTTATGGAGATCACTACGCAGAAACAGAtgtatcttcttcatcaatgaaTAATGAATTCAACAAAGTGAAGACCTTTGATATACGAGGAGTCACAGACGACGCGGCCAAGTGA